The Dyadobacter sandarakinus DNA window ATCTCCCATGTCTCCCGGTTTTCAGTGCCCGTTCAGGCATAAAATGCATGCCAGGTCGGACCAGCCGCTCAGCACTCCGAGCCGGTCACGAATGCCAGATTCACAGTCCCTCCTGCATCATTCACAATCGTGCCCGGAAACATGCGTTAAATCAGTTCTTTTGTTGCTGTAAAACCTGGCAATATGAGAAACTGGATCTTATTATCCATGGCGGCCTTAACCGGCTTTTCTTCCGTTCATGCCCAAATTAAGTGGGATGCATATTCCCACAGTTTTCTTAAAAATCCTGGCGGGACATCAGCGCTAGGTTTACTTGTTGCTGTTAAAAAAGAAAATAATTCTTTCTGGAAAGTACATGATCAAAGCAGGCATTTTAGGGAACTCCTGAACGATCGGCAATTCCGGCGACAGCGACCTGAGGAAATCATCGCCCGTACTGTGTTTGATACTGCAAGCGTACAGTTTTTCCTGCCGGGCGTGAATGCGGGGAACGCGAATGCATACCAGTTCAGGGTTACAACGTATCCCGGCAACAAAGTGCTGGTTCCTTGGAAAACAATTCATTCTTTTACCAGCCCAACCCAGATGCGGCAATCCGGCCTGCCGCAAATGGCCTACCTGGGAGGATACTGCACCGCGCTGGGTACTATGCTGATTATGGATGTCAAACATGTAAAAAGTGACAGGATCATTGCAACCGCACTGGTGGCCCGGGAGGTAATAAGGCCCGAAATCATTAGTATTTACACTTCCGAAACACTCGATGCATTTCTTCAGCACTTACAAGCGCCCTGGATGCCTGACAAACAAGCCGCCAGTAATTTCCGCACAGGATTTACCATGCCTTCCAGCAATACCAACCTGGTTTTTGCAATGCAGGATGGTGAATTTAACAGAAAGCAGATCCAGTATAAGCTAAGCCGGAATGGACAGCTGTATACCAACTGGCGGGACAATGACTATGATAATTCCTTCATCTGGCTGAAAAACTTCCGTCCCGGAGACTACGTCATCAGCATCCGGTACACTGCCCAGCCGCAGCATGTTACCGAATATTCCTTCCATATCACACCGCTGTGGTATGAGACGGTATATTTCCGGGTGCTCACCGGTTTTCTGGCAATCATCCTGGCGGGTTTGCTAGTGTTGGCTGCCTGGCAGCGACGTAAAATCGAGCAGGGCGAAATGAATAGATCCCGTTTATCGCTTGAATTAAAGTCCATCTATGCTCAGCTAAATCCACATTTTGTATTCAATGCACTCAGTTCTATTCAGGGGCTGATCAATAAGGAGGATATCCGGGGAGCAAATACCTACCTGACCGACTTCGCGCAATTGACCCGCGATTCACTGGTTCACAGCCAGAAAGACGAAGTGGCGCTCTGCGAGGAGATCCGGACTCTGGACACTTATCTCAAATTAGAGAAGCTGCGCTTCGGTTTTCATTACCAGGTCAGGGTGGCACCTGATGTCGATATCTATGACACGGAAATTCCGGCATTGCTGCTTCAACCTTTGGTGGAGAATGCGGTAAAGCATGGCGTGGCTGCGCTCAGGGACAAAGGAATGATTGAACTGTCCATAATCCGGTCAGGATTTGCAATGATCGTGATCCTGACTGATAACGGAAAAGGGATGTTTCAGGAAAACCCGGCAGGCGGATTAGGTTTAAAGCTGACCAGAGACCGGATCAGGCTGCTGAACCAATTGCATCCTCGACCGGCTCATTTCCCTGCATATCGGCAATGCACTTCCGGCTGGTGCGCTAGTTTCGCTCACTTTTAATCACTGGTTTGATGAAAGCTTTGTTGATAGATGACGAACGGTCGAACCTTGAAAACCTCCGGATCCTGGTTGAAACCTACTGCCCGCAGGTGGGCATCTGTGGTGCTGCCGAAGATGCGCGGTCAGCCAGCAATTTGTTGCATATCCACAAACCCGACCTGGTGTTTCTGGATATACAAATGCCGGGACAAAGCGGCTTCGACTGGCTGCGCAGCCTTCCTACCATTGATTTTGAGGTAATTTTTGTCACAGCCTATGATCAGTATGCGATCCAGGCCATGCGCCTTTCTGCGGTTGACTACCTGCTGAAACCCGTTTGCATTGAAGAACTGCAGGCTGCCGTCCAGCGGGCGTACCGCCAGTACTCCCTGAAAGTCGAAAACCGCCGGCTTGCGAACCTCGTGCATTATTGGAAGGATGATAAACCGCACAGCCGCCGCATCGCATTGCCCACTTTGAAAGAGACGCACTTTGTAAAACCAGGTGAGATCATCCGGTGCGAATCCGCTAATAATTACACCACATTTTATCTGGAAAGCGGGGAAAGTATACTTATTTGCAAGCCGATCTTCTTTTATGATGATTTATTGAAACCTTACGGATTTGTTCGTTGTCATCAATCCCATTTGGTAAATAAGGCATCGATCAAAAGCTGGAAGCGGGAATCCGGCGATTTTTTGTTACTTACGGACGGGTCGGAAGTTCCTGTATCCAGAAGTAAAAAGGACGGTATAAAGCAGCTGTTACGAAGCTGAGCAATGATTTTTTTGCAAACACAAGTTGTATCTGCCGGGATGCGGCGGGTATTTTTTAACGTGCAGTATTACTGTAAACCTGATCATACCATGCGCATAGTCCCCGGCGCTGTTTAGTACGCATCAAATGAGCATTCAATATATCCTCGAAATAATCGGGACCTTTGCATTTGCAATTTCCGGTGCATTGGCCGTCAATGACCAAAAGCATTCCGACTGGTTCAGCGCCAGTTTCACCGCATTCATATCTTCGATCGGCGGGGGAACGCTGCGCGACGTGTTGCTCGGCAGCTATCCGCTCGTCTGGATCTCTGACATCAATATCATTTACGCGATCATTGCGGGTATCATCACGACATTCATCTTCTACCGGTTTCTGCTGCGGCTGCGGAAAACCCTGTTTTTGTTCGACACTTTCGGAATCGCATTGTTTACCATTGTAGGTACCGAAAAGGCATTGCAGCTGGGTGTAAGGCCCGAAATTGCCGTGATCATGGGTGTGTTTTCAGCCACAATGGGCGGTGTGATCCGCGATATGATGACCAACGAAATCCCGATCATTTACCGCAAGGAAGTATATGCTACTGCCTGCTTTGCGGGTGCCTGTTTTTACCTCTTGATGGACAGGCTGGGAGCGGAGCGCATTACGGCTTTTATCAGCGCGTCGGTCGTGATCATTGTGATAAGGCTGCTTGCAGTGCGCTACGGATGGAGCGTGCCTAAGTTTTTCAGGTAAAATGCTTTGTGCAGAGTAGCTGGCTTTCGTAGTGATCATCGTCGGGAGCCAGATTCAGTTTTAGGTTTGCATGCTTGCATTGTCAACTTACCGAAATAGTAAAATTAGACAATACCATCAGCATGGCTTGCCGGAGTACATCGGCAACACACCTCTCAGTGCAATGCAAAACCTCGTCCTGTGGTAGGACTGTGTCTGGTCCTGGGACTGGATGTGATCAGATAAACCAAATGGCCCCGAATGCTGACCGGATACTGTGATACATGCCACATGGGATGCCAGCTGCACAGGCTTGCGGCCCGACAGGTTGGGCAGCGCGAAGGTATACTGTCCGTCCCCACCATAGGTTGTGCCCAGCAGTTCAAACAGTGCAGGATACTCACTGATGAGCATTTCGCGCCCGTCACACCAGGCCCAGCCTTCCGGGGCAACGCGGGCAGGAACAAACCGGACCTCTGCTAAAAAGGGTTCTTCCATGACAGGATAAGTTTTCGTAGGCCGGCATGAAGCGCGGGTTCAATCGCGGGGTGAGAATATGCCGTAAAGGGAAATGATGTAATTGACGTACAAGTAGGGTTCACTTTCGCTGAATGTCCTGGCACCATCCCCCGGACCCTCGTCCTGATGAATGGGCAGGCACTTTCTCAGGTCCGGAAGTCCGAATGTCAGGATTCCGTCGCCTCCGTAGCTGTTGCCCAGCACCTGAAAAAGAAAGTGGTTTTCGGCAATCGGCAGCAGCCTGCCGTCGCAGAGAGCCCAGCCATCCGGAGCGAATTTCCCGGCGAACATTTTGATTTCACCAACGTAAGGGTAAACCATAGCCGCGTTTAATCAAACTTTACCACCTCGTGATCAATCGGTTTCACGGTATTCAGATAAGCGAAGATCGCTGCCAGGTCCTGTTCCTTCATGCCTGAGTACATGGTCCATGGCATCGGTGTGTTTTGTTCGCCGGGTGCAACTTTGGATGAAACATAGCTGCTGTCTGTATAGGCTTTGAAATGCGCCACAAACGCTTCCTGCGTCCAGTTACCGATCCCCGTTTTTTTATGCATGGTGATGTTCGCCGAGCACAGCACGCCATTCGGACTTCTGAACTCCATTCCCCCGCCAAATTCTGTCCCGGGGATCACGCTGCCTTTGTCCGTTTTACTGTGACAATCTACGCACCCCGTCGCGGTGATCAGATATTTTCCATAAGCCACCTGGTCTGTTTCCGGAGGCCGGTTTGTGAAGGAGGCTTCCTGCGGCATCGCATTGATCAGGATGCTGACCGGGAAGTCCGGCTCAGACTTTGGAACATTCGTCTGCACGGGCGGCAATGTGCGGATGTACGCAATCACCGAATAAATGTCTTCCTTGTCGAGCTGCCCGAACCGGTGGTAGCCCATGACCGGAAACAATGCTTTTCCACTTTTGTTGACCCCTGTTGTAACCGCGCGGAAGATTTCGCCGTCCGTCCAGCCTGCCAGCGCATAGGGGGTGATGTTCGGTGCATAGAACTTGCCCGGAAAGCCCATTTCCTGCGTAAACTCCTCACCTCCGCCACCGAGTGCTCCGGAAACCGGTCCCGCATATTGTGACCAGTCGCGGGTGCTGTGACAATCCATACATACCGTAACATGGTTTGCGAGGTATTCTCCGCGCTCAATACGTGCCGCAGTCCGGTCGATTTTAAGATCGGGTGCAGCGCCCGTATTGGGCAGTGCGGTTGTTACATAGGTGATCCCTGCGGCAATCACCACAACCAGAACAGCAAGTATTTTACCGATGATTTTGAGCGCTTTCATGGTGTTTCCTGATTGTTATAGTTCCTGTTAGTAGCTTAACTTG harbors:
- a CDS encoding trimeric intracellular cation channel family protein — encoded protein: MSIQYILEIIGTFAFAISGALAVNDQKHSDWFSASFTAFISSIGGGTLRDVLLGSYPLVWISDINIIYAIIAGIITTFIFYRFLLRLRKTLFLFDTFGIALFTIVGTEKALQLGVRPEIAVIMGVFSATMGGVIRDMMTNEIPIIYRKEVYATACFAGACFYLLMDRLGAERITAFISASVVIIVIRLLAVRYGWSVPKFFR
- a CDS encoding LytR/AlgR family response regulator transcription factor — its product is MKALLIDDERSNLENLRILVETYCPQVGICGAAEDARSASNLLHIHKPDLVFLDIQMPGQSGFDWLRSLPTIDFEVIFVTAYDQYAIQAMRLSAVDYLLKPVCIEELQAAVQRAYRQYSLKVENRRLANLVHYWKDDKPHSRRIALPTLKETHFVKPGEIIRCESANNYTTFYLESGESILICKPIFFYDDLLKPYGFVRCHQSHLVNKASIKSWKRESGDFLLLTDGSEVPVSRSKKDGIKQLLRS
- a CDS encoding sensor histidine kinase, producing MFDTASVQFFLPGVNAGNANAYQFRVTTYPGNKVLVPWKTIHSFTSPTQMRQSGLPQMAYLGGYCTALGTMLIMDVKHVKSDRIIATALVAREVIRPEIISIYTSETLDAFLQHLQAPWMPDKQAASNFRTGFTMPSSNTNLVFAMQDGEFNRKQIQYKLSRNGQLYTNWRDNDYDNSFIWLKNFRPGDYVISIRYTAQPQHVTEYSFHITPLWYETVYFRVLTGFLAIILAGLLVLAAWQRRKIEQGEMNRSRLSLELKSIYAQLNPHFVFNALSSIQGLINKEDIRGANTYLTDFAQLTRDSLVHSQKDEVALCEEIRTLDTYLKLEKLRFGFHYQVRVAPDVDIYDTEIPALLLQPLVENAVKHGVAALRDKGMIELSIIRSGFAMIVILTDNGKGMFQENPAGGLGLKLTRDRIRLLNQLHPRPAHFPAYRQCTSGWCASFAHF
- a CDS encoding c-type cytochrome, which produces MKALKIIGKILAVLVVVIAAGITYVTTALPNTGAAPDLKIDRTAARIERGEYLANHVTVCMDCHSTRDWSQYAGPVSGALGGGGEEFTQEMGFPGKFYAPNITPYALAGWTDGEIFRAVTTGVNKSGKALFPVMGYHRFGQLDKEDIYSVIAYIRTLPPVQTNVPKSEPDFPVSILINAMPQEASFTNRPPETDQVAYGKYLITATGCVDCHSKTDKGSVIPGTEFGGGMEFRSPNGVLCSANITMHKKTGIGNWTQEAFVAHFKAYTDSSYVSSKVAPGEQNTPMPWTMYSGMKEQDLAAIFAYLNTVKPIDHEVVKFD
- a CDS encoding phage tail protein, encoding MEEPFLAEVRFVPARVAPEGWAWCDGREMLISEYPALFELLGTTYGGDGQYTFALPNLSGRKPVQLASHVACITVSGQHSGPFGLSDHIQSQDQTQSYHRTRFCIALRGVLPMYSGKPC
- a CDS encoding phage tail protein; translation: MVYPYVGEIKMFAGKFAPDGWALCDGRLLPIAENHFLFQVLGNSYGGDGILTFGLPDLRKCLPIHQDEGPGDGARTFSESEPYLYVNYIISLYGIFSPRD